Part of the Streptomyces antimycoticus genome, CCCTCGGCACGGGGCCAGGGGCGCCGCCCCGGTGGGGCCCGGGGCGGCGCCGCGGTTTCGGGGAGGGGCGGGGTGGGGGAGCGGTCCTCAACCCCCACCGTGGCGGGCCAGGGTGCGGCGGGCCGTGGCCGCCATCGCCTCGTCGACCATCCGCCCCTCGAAGAGCACCGCCCCGGCACCCTCGGCCTGTGCGCGCTCCACCGCCGCGATCAGTCGGCCACAGCGGGCAAGTTCCTCGGCGTCGGGCGCGAACACCTCGTTGACCACCGGCACATGGGACGGGTGGATCACCGCCATCCCCTCGTATCCGAGGGCGCGGTTCTGCTCGGCGAAGCGCCGTAGCCCCGCGAGGTCCGCCACGTCCGCCCATAGTCCGGCCACCGGATGGGGGCGGTTCGCGGCGCGTGCGTCGAGCAGGGCGCGAGCCCGCAGTTCACGGGTCTCCTCGCCCTCCGGGCTCCAGCGGTAGCCGATCGCCCGCTCCACATCCCCGCCCGGGGCGGTCACCGCGCCCAGGTGGGCGATCCGGGCGGCGGCCCGGCCGATGGCGTACGCCTCGCGCAGTCCGCGCGCCGTCTCCAGCAGTGGCAGCAGGGCGAAATGGCCCTCGGGTAGGCCGTGTTCGCGCTCGCACCACGCCAGCAGCCGGTCGGCGGTGGTCACGTCCTCCGGGCCGCTCACCTTGGGCAGCACGATGCCGTAGAGCCCGGGACGGGCCACCGCTCGCAGGTCGTCGGCGCCCTGCCAGCCCGTGGCGCGGTCCAGCGCGTTGATCCGTACGAGCAGCCGCATCGGACCGGGCGTTCCGGCCGTCACCTGGTCGGCGGTCACGGCCCCGGCCACGGCCTCGCGTGCCGCCGCCTTGCCGTCCTCCGGTACGGCGTCCTCCAGGTCGAGGATGGCCGCGTCGGCGCCCGCCGACTCCGCCTTGGGCAGCCAGTCGGTCCGGCTGCCGGGCACGAAGAGCAGGGAGCGCAGGGGGACGCGCTGCGTCGCCACGCCCGTCACGCCCGTCACGCCCGTCACGCCCGTAGCGCCGTCAGATGACACCCTCGGCCTCCAGTTTCGCCAGTCGTCCGTCGTCGATGCCCAGCCACTCCCCGTAGACCAGCGCGTTGTCCGCGCCGAGCGCGGGGCCGGTCCGCCATACCGCGCCGGGGGAGCGGTGGAAGCGCGGGATCACCGACTGCATCCGCACCGGGCCGAGGTCGGCGTCGTCCACCGTGATGATGTCCTCGCGTTCGGCGTAGATCGGGTCGGCGGCGATGTCGGCGGCGGTGAACACCCGGGAGGCCACCACCTCGGCCCGTTCGAAGGCCGCCAGGCATTCGGCCGCCGGGCGTGCCGCTACCCATTCCCGCAGCGCCGCGTCGAGCCGCTCGCGGCCCGCGTGCTGCTGGTCCACGGTGGCGAACTCCTCGTCGGGCAGGCCCAGCAGCCGCACCACATTGCGCACCGAGCGGATGGTGGCGGAGGTGACGGTGAGCCAGTCGCCGTCGGCGCTGCGGTAGGTGTTGATGACGGCGGCCGGGGCGACGGCCAGCTGGTTGCCCGCCCGCTCGGGGGCCGTGCCGAGCTGGTCGTACGCGATGATCTGCCACTCCACCAGGCGGTACAGCGGCTCGAACAGCGCCAGGTCGATCCACTCGCCCTCGAAGTCCGGATCGGTGTCGCGACGGTGCACGGCGGCCAGGATCGCGAACGCGCCCATCAGCCCGGTGACCGCGTCGCCGTGCGAGAAGCCGGTGTGCACGGGCGGGCCGTCCGGGAAGCCGGTCAGATGGACCACACCGCTGCGGGCCTCGCCCATCTTCCCGAAGCCGGGCGCGTCGGCGCGGGAAGAGGTCGCGCCGAAGCCGGAGATCTGCAGCAGGATCGCGGTGGGGTTGAGCGCGTGGACGGCCTCCCAGTCCAGGCCCCAGGCGCGCAGGCGGCCCGCCCGGAGCGTCACGATCACCACATCGGCCCAGGCGATCAGATCCCGGGCGACCTCCCGGCCCTCCTCGTGGTGCAGATCCAGCGTCACCGAGCGCTTGTTGCGGCCCGCCACCTTGAACCAGAGCGGAACGCCGTCGCGCCGCGGCCCCATCGCCCTCGCCGCGTCACCGGAGCCCGGCGGCTCCACGTGGACGACGTCCGCCCCCTGGTCGGCGAGCATCCCCCCGGCGAGCGGGCCCGCCACCACATGGGCGAACTCCACCACCTTCAGCCCTGTGAGCTGTCCTTGCCGTGTGCTGGTCTGGTCCTCCATGCGGCCAGGCTGCGGGGTGGGGTGTATGCGCGTCCAGCAATGAAAGGGGATCAATTCATGCGGATCTTGCAAAGATCGCCGCTGAACGTCGCCGCTGAACGTCGCCACTGAACGTCGCCGACGAACGGCGCTCCCCGGCCTCACCACGGCCCGTCGTCCGCCTCCTCCCACGCCACCCCCGCCGGCAGGGCATCGGCGGCGGAGCGGAACTCCTCCAGCTGGTCCAGGAAGCGGCGCGCCCCCGGTGGCAGGGTGCGGCGCGTCGGCAGGACGACATACAGCCGGCGCTCCACCACTGGCCCCACCAGCGGGCGCCGCACCAGCCGGCCCGGCCCCACCAGCGGATGGACCAGGGCCGGCAGCGCGGAGACGCCCAGCCCGGCGGACACCAGCCCGCCCACCGTGGCCACGTTCGACGCCTCGGCCGTCGGGTTCGCCTCCATACCGGCCTGGGCGAAGGCCGCGTCGGTCATCCGGCGCACGCTGGAGTCGGTGCCCACCGCGAGAAACGGCTCCCGGCCCAGTTCCTCCCAGGTCACCTCGTCCCGCTCGGCCAGCGGATGGTGCTCCGGGAGCACCGCGTCGAAGCGGTCCCGCACCAGGGGCCGCAGCCGTACGCCCGGGGCGCGCCGGGCCACCGTGCTGACCGCGAAGTCGGCGTCCCCGTCGACCACCCGCTCCAGCACCGAGCGTTCGAGCCCGTCCAGCAGCCGTACGGTCATCTCCGGGCGCCGCGCGCGGAAGGCGGAGATCACCGGCGGCAGCAGCACGGCCGCGACCGAGGGCAGGGTCGCCAGGGCCACCGCACCGCGCTCACCGGCCCCGTAGCGCCCGAGCTGGGCCAGGCCCGCGCGGTGCGCGGAGAGGATCTGGTCGGCGATCCGCAGCGCCTCGGCGCCCGCCGGGGTGAGCCGCACATTGCGGGTGTCCCGCTCCAGCAGCCGCATCCCCAGCGTCCGTTCCAGATCGGCGACCGCACGGCTCAGCGACGACTGGGACACATGCAGTTCGGCGGCGGCCGCGGTGAAGCTCACGGCGCGTGCGACCGCCGCGTACGCGGTCAGCTGGCGCAGGGTGACGTCCATGCTCCGTGAGCGTAGGCGGCGGGGCCGCGCGGCGGAACTGTTGCGCAGATCGCATGGATAGATCTGTGTTCAATGCTGGACGCGGATCTATCCCCGCTCGGAAACTCTTCGGCAGCACCCGACCGGACGAGGAAGCGAGCGGCCATGCTGGCAGCACTGGGATTCTGCACGATCGGCGGCTTCCTGCTGCTGACCATGTTCAAACGGGTCTCGGTGCTGGTCGCCCTCGTCCTCACGCCCGTGGTCACCGCGGTCATCGGCGGATACGGCGACGATCTGGGCCCGATGGCGCTCGACGGGCTATCGAAGGTCGCCCCGACCGGCATCATGATCGCCTTCGCGGTGCTCTACTTCAGCCTGATGATCGACGCGGGCCTCTTCGAACCGCTGATCCGCGGCATTCTGCGCGCCGCGAAGAACGACCCGGTACGGATCACGGTCGGCACCGCCGTGCTGACCGTGTGCGTCGGGCTCGACGGCGACGGCGCCTCGACCTTCCTCATCAGCATCTCCGCGATGCTCCCGGTCTATCAGCGGCTCGGGATGAGCCGGCTGGTGCTCGCCGGGGTGGTCGGCCTGGGCGCGGGCGTGATGAACATGATTCCGTGGGGCGGGCCGACGGCCCGTGCCGCCGCGGCCCTGAAGATCGACACGTCCGACATCATCACGCCGCTGCTGCCCGCCCTCGCCGCCGGTATCGCCTGGGTGCTCCTCGCCGCCTACCTCATCGGACGCCGTGAGCGGCGGCGGCTCGAAGCCCTCGATCCCACCCCGCGGGCCGAGGTGGCGGTCGGGGACGGCCCCGGCACACCCCGGGTCGCCGCCCGCCCCGGCCTCGCGCTCACCGCCTTCAATCTGCTGCTCACCGTGGCGCTGCTGGTCTGCCTGGTGCTGGAGGCCATGCCGCTGCCCGTGCTCTTCGTCTTCGCGTTCGTCCTCGCGCTGCTGGTCAACCACCCCCGCTGGGAGGACCAGCAGGAGCTGCTGGAGCGGCACGGCAAGAGTGTGGTGCTCGTCATCACCATGATCTTCGCGGCCGGGGTGTTCACCGGCATCCTCGGCGGCACCGGGATGATCGGGAAGATGGCCGGGGCGCTGGTCGACGTCATCCCCGACGGGCTGGGCGGGCATCTGCCGGTGCTCGTGGCCGTCACCAGCATGCCGCTGAGCCTCGTCCTCACCCCGGACGCCTACTACTTCGGCGTTCTGCCGGTGCTCGCCGGGACCGCCGACGCCTTCGGCACCGACCACGCCGAGATCGCCCGCGCCGCCGTCCTCGGCCAGATGACCACAGGCTTCCCGCTGAGCCCGCTCACCGCCGCGACCTTCATCCTCCTCAGCATGAGCGGCGTCCAGCTCGGGGAGCACCAGCGCTTCCTCTTCCGCTGGGCCTTCGGCACCACGCTCGTGATGACCGCCGCCGCCCTCACCACGGGCGCCGTGCCGCTCTGACGCTCGTGGCGACGGCTCCGGCGTGGCGGCTCCGGCGCGGGCGGTCCGGTGAAGCGACTACGGCCAGGCGGCCCTGGGGAGGGCGGCCCCGGCGTGGCGGCTACGGTGAGGGCGGCCCCGCCCCGGCCAGGGTGGCCTCGCCGCGACGGCCCGGCTGACGGCCCCGGCTGCCGCCCCCGGCGTGGCGGCCCGTCAGCTCCCGCCGGTCCCGCCGGGGCGGCCCCTCAGCTCCCGGCCAGGGGCGGCGGCCCGTCAGCTCCCGGCCAAGGGCGGCCGGTGCGGTTCGATGACGGTGACCCCGCCCCTGGCTCCCGACGCCATCGTGGACAGCGCCTCCGGGACCGCGTCCAGTCCGATGACATCGGTGACCAGCAGATCCGGCCGCAGCGAACCGGCCTCGACCATCTCCATCATCGGGCCGTAGGCGTGGGCGGCCATGCCATGGCTGCCCAGCAGGCGCAGCTCCTGCGCGATGACCAGGTCCATCGGGATCATCGGGGTCCCGGCGGCCGGGGGCAGCAGCCCGACCTGGACATGGCGGCCGTGGCGGCGCAGGCTCTTGATGGACGCCGCGCAGGTCCGCGGGGAGCCCAGCGCGTCCAGCGAGACATGCGCGCCGCCGCCCGTGGCGTCCGCGACCGCCTCCGCCACCGAGCCCAGCGTGGACGCCACGTCCACGCACACCGCCGCGCCGAACCGGGCCGCGAGGGCGAGCGCTTCCGGTGAGATGTCCACCGCCACCACCCGGGCCCCGGCCGCGGCGGCGATCATCACCGCGGACAGCCCCACCCCGCCGCAGCCGTGCACCGCGACCCACTCGCCCGGGGCGACCTGGCCCTGGGCGACGACGGCGCGGAAGGCGGTGGCGAAGCGGCAGCCCAGACCGGCGGCCGTGGTGAACGACAGCTCGTTGCGTATCCCGACCAGATTCACATCGGCGTTCTCGATCGCGACGTACTCGGCGAACGAGCCCCAGTGGGTGAACCCCGGCTGCGTCTGCCGCTCGCACACCTGCTGGGCGCCTTCCGCACAGGCGGCGCAGCGCCCGCAGGCACACACGAAGGGCACGGTGACCCGCTGCCCCGGGCGCCAGTTGAGGACGTCGGGGCCGACCTCCTCTATGACCCCCGCCAGCTCATGGCCGGGGACATGCGGCAGCCGGATGTCCGGGTCGTGCCCCATCCAGCCGTGCCAGTCGCTGCGGCACAGCCCGGTCGCCTCGACGCGGATCACCACGCCGCGCGGGGAGGGAGCGGGGTCCTCGACGCTCCGGACCTCGGGCCGGCGCCCGAAGTCGTCGAACACCACAGCACGCATGGACACCCGCTCCCTCGCTCGACCACACCCCCAGGCCCGTGTGTCCAGGCGGGCCCTAGAACCTACACCACAACCCGCCGGTATCAGCCCTTGCGGGTGGCGCCCACCGACGGCGGCTCCGCGCCCGGGCCGGTGCCCCAGGACGACGGCTCCGTGGACAGCCGATGGGCCAGCTTCCCGCCGTGGGCGACCTGGCCCCAGTCCAGCCATGTCCGCGCCACCTGACGGCCGCCCAGCGAGACGCCGCGGACATACCGCTTGGCGTCGCTCGCGCCCGGGGCGGTGACCGTCAGCGTGCCGCCCTGCCGGGCGCCGTACCGCCCGATGCGGACCACGGCCGAGGCGAACTGCGGGCTGGACAGGGCGAGGAAGTCCCCGCCGCTCATCGTCGGATACAGGCCCAGCGAGGAGAAGATGTACCAGGCCGACATCGTGCCGAGGTCGTCATTGCCGGTCATGCCGTCCGGCCCGGTGGTGAACAGGGTCATCGCCGCCCGCACCGCGGTCGCCGCCTTCGCGGGCGCGCCCGCCCACAAATACATGTACGGGGCGTGCAGATCGGGCTCGTTGTTGGGGTTGTAGGTGGGCTTGCCGTAGTAGTCGTACGGGGCGGAGATCCAGTCCTTGCGGGCCGTGCCCGCCGGGTCGGTGAGCAGCTTGTCGTAGGCGAAGAAGTCGTCCAGCCGCTTCTCGGCCGTGCGCCTGCCGCCCATCAGCTCCACCAGACCGGCCGGGTCCTGCGGCACCAGCCACTGGTACTGGTAGGCGCCGCCCTCGTGGAACTGCTTGCCCGCCTCCACCGGGTCGTACGGGGTCACCCACGCGCCGTCGGCCGTGCGCGGCCGGAAGTGCCCGATCGACGGGTCCCACAGCGTGCGGAAGGTCTGGCCGCGCTCGGCGAACATCCGGGCGTCGGCGCGGTGTCCGAGCCCGCGCGCCATCAGGGCGAGCGCGGCGTCCGCGGCGGAGTACTCCAGGGTGGCCGAGGCGGGGTGGACGCAGTCGTTGTCACCGCCCTTGTCGGCGCAGTCGGTGCCGAGCTTCAGACCCGAGGGGACGTAGCCCAGCTTGCGGTAGTAGTCCACTCCGGAGCGGCCGTTGTAGGGCGAGTCGGCGGGCGGGGTGCTGGTCGCGTTCTTCTTCAGCAGTGCGTACGCCTCGTCCTCGTGCCCGGCCAGCAGCCCCTTGGACCACGCCTCGACGAGGAACGGGGTCACCGGGTCGCCCGTCATGATGTTGGTCTCGCTGTTGGCCAGCGCCCAGCGCGGCAGCCAGCCGCCGTCCCGGCCGATGGAGACGACCGACAGCGCGACATCGCGGGCCACCCCCGGCTCCAGCAGCTCCAGGAGCTGGTTCTGCGGCCGGTAGGTGTCCCACAGCGAGAAGTTCTGGTATGGCGTGTAGCCGGAGGCGGTGTGGGTCGCACCGTCGAAACCGGTGTAGCGGCCGTCCACGTCGCCCGCCACATTGGGGTGCAGCTGGGCGTGGTACAGCGCGGTGTAGAAGGCGCGTTGCCGCTCCTCGGTGCCGCCGCCGACCCGGATCGCGTCGAGCTTCTTGCGCCAGGTGTCGTGCAGCGCGGCACGGGTGGCGTCGAAGTCGTAGGAGTCGCCGGTCTCGGCCGCGAGGTTCTTCCGGGCGCCTTCCGGCCCGGTGTACGACAGCCCGACCTTGACCACCACATCCCGGTCCTGCCTCGCGTCGAAGCCGGCCCAGGCGCCGTTGCCGCCCTCTCCGGCCGCCGCACGGGAGCCAGGGGAGGGGGTCGTGCCGCGCCAGGTGCCGTAGGAGGCGAAGGGGCGGTCGAAGGTGGCGGTGAAGTAGACGGTGTGCCGGTCCTTTCCGGCGCAGAAGTTCCCGGCCTCCACCCGGCCCTCGACGGTCCGGTCCCCGACCACGCGGACCTCGGAGCCGAAGACGTTCTGATTGGCCTTGCCGGTGTTGAACAGCACATTGGCCGCGCCGGTGGCCGGGAAGGTGTACCGCTGCCAGCCGGTGCGCTGGGTCGCGGTCAGCTCGGCGTCGATGCCGTAGGTCTTCAGCCCCACCCGGTAGTAGCCCGGGGTGGCCTCCTCGTCGTCATGGCTGTAGGTGGAGCGGTAGTGCTCCGGGTCGACGTCGGTGACCGCGCCGGTCGTCGGCATGATGGGCAGCTCGCCCGCCACCCCGCAGCCGACGCCGGACAGATGGGTCTGGCTGAAGCCGTGGATGGCGTTTTGGTCGTAGTCGTAGCCGCCCTGACCGCCGGTGTCCGGGCTGACCTGGACCATGCCGAACGGGGCGCTCGCCCCGGGGAAGGTGTTGCCGAAGTTCTCGGTGCCCACGAAGGGATGGACCAGCGAGGTGGGGTCGGCCGGAGGGTCCCCGGCCGCGGAGGCGGCCGCCGCCCCCGGCGGTCCCAACAGACCGCCGCCCAGCAGCGCCGCCGTCATCACCCCCGCGACCGTGCCCGCTATGCGCGCACGGATTCCACCGATCAGCGACCGCATGGGACGCACCTCCGCTTGACAACGTTGTCCGACCAGGGTCGCGAAACTTTGGCATGGGGGCTGGGCGGTGTCAATGACCCGTGCGCGGACGGTCATTGACACCGCCCGCGCATCAGGCCGTGGCGCTATCGCTTGCCGCGCTGCCCGTCGGCGAGCTGACGGGACGTCTCCCCGGCGCCCGCACTCCGCTGGGCCCGCTCGGCGAGGGTCGGGAACAGCCCGCCGAGGGCGCTGCCCAGGCGCAGCTCCAGCGGGGCCACGTTCACCTCGGCCCGGTTCCGCTCGATGGCCCGGATGGTCGCGGCCGCCACCCGCCGGCTGGAGATCGTGCGGACCCCGGTGGGGAGGGAGGTGCCCGCGTCGGCGAACATCCCGGCGTCGCCCACGAATCCGGGCTGCACCAGCGAGACCCCCACCCCCGTGCCATGCAGGTCCTGCCGCAGCCCGAGGGTGAAGCCGCGCAGCCCGAACTTGGCCGCGTTGTAGAGCGCGGCGCCGGGGGAGGCGGTACGGCCCGACAGCGAGCCGATCATCACGAGCTGACCGGATCCCGACTCCACCATGCGCGGTGCCATCAGCCGCGACAGCAGCATCGGCGCGCGGAGATTGACGTCGAGGGCGCGGTCCAGCTCCTCGGGCCGGTAGTCCAGGACCGGGCCGCTGGAGGGCAGCGCGGCGTTGGCGATGAGGATCCGGGCGTCCGCCGCCTCCTCGACCAGGCGCTCCAGATCGGACCGTTCGGCCAGATCGGCGACGATCATCCGGCCGCCCAGCCGCTCGGCCAGCGGCCGCAGCACCTCCTCACGGCGCCCGGTGAGCAGCAGCTTGGCGCCCTTGGCCGCGAGCGCGCGGGCCAGAGTCTGCCCGATGCCGCCCGTGGCCCCGGTGAGCAGGACGGTCGTGCCGTCGATCCGCATGCGATCTCCTCCGGTTACGGTCGAGTACGTTCCGGCACGGTACTGGGTATGCGCTCCGCGCCGGGCGGCGACCCCGGCCCGGTCCCGTACGGACGCGCGGCCCGCGGCGGCGCGATATGCGTGCGAGCCGTGTGGGCCGCGGGAGCGGGCCTAGCCCTCGCGCGGGGCAGGAGTGCCGAGGCCGTAGACGCGGCGGGCGTTGTCCGCGCCCAGCAGCGCCGCCACCCGGCGGGCGTCGCGGCGCGACCAGGCGCCCTCCGTGACCCAGTGGGTCAGCAGCCCGGTCAGCGCCTCCCGGAAGAGCCGCGCCCCCACCACATACAGCTCGGGCAGCCCATAGGCATCGGTCGAGAAGAGCACCTTGCCGAACGGGGCGAGCTCCAGCATCTCGGCGAGCACCGCCCCGGCCCGCGCCCCGGTGTGCGACAGGGCCAGCCCCACATCGGCGTAGACGTGCGGGAAGACGGCGGCCAGATAGGCGGCGCCGCGGTGGTACGGATAGCCGTGCAGCAGGATCAGCGTGCAGCCCGTGGGGCGCACCGCGCGGATGAAGTCGGTGAGGGCGAGCGGATCGCAGCGGTCCAGCCGCAGATCGGGATCGCCGAAGCCGGTGTGCAGTTGCAGCGGCAGCCCGGTGTACGCCGCCGACCACAGCAGATAGCGCAGCAGTACGGGGTCGGTGACCCGGGCGGCGGCGGTGCCGCCCTGACCGCGCCGGGCGAGCCAGTGCTCCGCGGCGGTGTGGACGGCGCCGGGGCCCGGCGGATCGGGCTCGAAGTCCAGCCCGTAGCGGTAGGCGGCCACCGACTTGAAGCCGGCCGCCGTACGGGCCGCCTCCCGGATCCCGTCCGCCACCCCGGCCAGGAAGTCGTCGGCGGTCAGCGAGGTGTCGGCGATCCGCTCCGCCAGCTGCTCCAGGCGGACGATCTCATGTGCGGTGCCGCCCGCCGCGAGGGCCAGCTCCTGAGGAGTGGTCAGATTGCCCGGCAGCCCGGTGTCCACCAGGAACTCGCTGATCCCGGTGGAGCTCAGCAGCCGCCGGGTCACCTCCCGCGCGCCCAACTCGCGTCGCCGGGACAGGTAGTGGGCGGGCGGGCAGTGCGGTTCGAGGCCCAGCAGCGGTGGACACCAGCGGCGCACCGCGAACCCCAGCTGGCTGTCGAAGAAGGTGGTGCCGAGCGCGGCGGGGGCGTCGGATTCGGTCAGGAACGCCTCGAACGCGGCCGAGCTCAGCTCGGAGCGGACCACCCCATGGCAGTGGTGGTCCACCAGGGGCGGCAGCGGCGGCTCGGTCGGATCCGTCTGCTCGGCGGCCTCCATCGGTCAGTACCGCCTCCGGGTCGCGACGGCGATCTCCTGGGGGGACGACTTCTCGAACAGGGCGGCCTCCGCCCGGCGCACCGCGGCGATCGACTCGAAGAGCGGATCGCCCAGCGCCTCGCGCAGCACCGTCGAGTCCTCGAAGTGCTCCAGCGCCGTCAGCAGCGAGGTGGGCAGCCGCCGCTCGCGCCCCTCGACCGCGGGGTCCCCGGCGACGGGCGGCGGCAGGGAGAGCCCGGAGTCCATCCCGCCGAGGCCCGCGGCGATGATCGCGCCCGCCACCAGATAGGGGTTGGCCGCCGGGTCGAAGGACTTGATCTCGGCATTGGCCGCCCCGGGTCGTCCGGTGCGCCGGTGATGAAGCGCACCGCGGCCTCGCGGTTCTCCAGGCCCCAGCACTGGTACGCCCCGGCCCAGCGGGAGGGTTCGAGACGGAGGTAGCTCGCGGGGAGGGGGCGCCGATGGCGAGCAGGGCGGGCAGTTCGCGCAGCACCCCGGCGAGGAACGCCTCGGCCGTCGCCGTCATGCCGTGCGGCCCGTCGCCGTCCCGGCACAGATTGCGGTCCCCCTGCCACAGGCTCACGTGGACATGCGCGCCGTTGCCGACCCCACCCGGGTCCACCACCGGGCCGAACATCGGGTTGAGCCCGGCGCGCCCGGAGCACGCCCGGATCGTCTCCCGCACCAGCACGGCGAGATCGGCGGCGCCGACCGGGTCGGTGGGCGCCAGGGACACCTCGAACTGCCCGGGGGAGTACTCCGGGTGGAGCTGAAGTACCTCGGTGTGCTGCGCCTCCAGCGCCCCGAGCAGCTCGGCGAGATAGTCGGCGAGGTCGGCCACGCGCGCCATGCCGTAGGCGGGACCGGCGGAGGGGTAGCGCGGCGGGTCCTGGTCCGGGTCGCCGGTGGTGACGACCCACTCGGTCTCGAACCCCATGCGTACGCTCAGCCCCCGCTCCCGCGCCCGCTCGGCCATCCGCCGGGCGAACAGCCGCTGGCAGACGGGGTGCGCCCGGCCCTGCTGGTCGTACCGGTCGACCGGGCCCAGGCCCAGCCCGGCTGGGCGGCGAGCGGGGTGAGCCGGTCCAGGTCGGGGATGAGCCGCAGATCCCCGTCGGGGCCGCCGACATGGCGGCTGGTGGTCATGGAGTCGTCCACGAGAAAGACGTCGAAGACGGGGGACATCCCGACCCCGCGCCGCGCGGCATGGGGCAGCCGCGCGGTGGGCACGGACTTCGCCCGGGTCACCCCCGCGTTGTCCACCCAGGTCAGCGCGATGCCCCGGATTCCGCTCGCGGTGAGCCGCTCGGCCTCCTGCCGAGCCCGTGCGTATGCCTGCTCACGATCGCCGGTCCCCATGGGCGCCTCCTCAGCCACGTCCTGTACGCCGAGCCTATTGCCTGCGGACGGTCTTGTGGTGACGCATTGTCCCGATCGCATACGGGGTGTGACGGTGGCTTATGCCGGTCGGAGGTGTCCGGCGTCAGCCCCGAGGCGCTCGGTGATGTCGCGCAGGACGACCCGGGCGGCGGTGGGTCCGGCGTTGAGGTACCAGGGGTCGTCATCGACCGTGACGGTGTGTCCGACGCGGACCGCGCCCAGCTTCTTCCACAGCGGATTGGACAGATACGTGGCGGCGTCGGTCTCCCCGGGGCGCCCCTGGATGGAGTAGAAGATCCAGTCGCCGTCCATCTGCGGATCCGCTCACCGCTGAGGTCCTGTGAGAGTCGTCGAAGCGCTGGGACTTGGGGCGGCCGAGCCCCATGTCGTCGGCGATGGTGCCGGTGAACGCCTTCTTCCCGAACATCCGGACCCGGTCGGGGTCGAAGCGCACCATCGACAGCGACGTGTGCTCGCCGCCCCGTTTCCCGCCCTGGTCGGCGGCGTCCTTCTCGAAGCGGGTGAGGAGGGTGCGGGCCCGGTCGCGCTTGCCACCGCGTCGGCGACGGTCAGCGGATCCTTCTTCCAGTTCACCCCGCGGCCCTTGGTGACCAGGGTCGGGGCGATGGCGGACAGGGTGGCGTAGAGATCGCCCTGGGCGCTGTTGACCAGGATCAGGTCGGGCTTGGCGGCGGCCGGCTTCTCCATGTTGGGGGAGGTACGGGTGCCGATATCCGCCATCGCGCCGAGCGCCTTCGCCTGCTGGGGGAAGGCCGTGCGCAGATAGGCGGGGACCAGTCCGGTGTAGTCGGCGCGGGTGGTGGCCACCGGTACGACGCCGAGGGTGAGCAGATCGTCGAGCTGCCCGGTGCTGATCGCGGCG contains:
- a CDS encoding zinc-dependent alcohol dehydrogenase family protein, encoding MRAVVFDDFGRRPEVRSVEDPAPSPRGVVIRVEATGLCRSDWHGWMGHDPDIRLPHVPGHELAGVIEEVGPDVLNWRPGQRVTVPFVCACGRCAACAEGAQQVCERQTQPGFTHWGSFAEYVAIENADVNLVGIRNELSFTTAAGLGCRFATAFRAVVAQGQVAPGEWVAVHGCGGVGLSAVMIAAAAGARVVAVDISPEALALAARFGAAVCVDVASTLGSVAEAVADATGGGAHVSLDALGSPRTCAASIKSLRRHGRHVQVGLLPPAAGTPMIPMDLVIAQELRLLGSHGMAAHAYGPMMEMVEAGSLRPDLLVTDVIGLDAVPEALSTMASGARGGVTVIEPHRPPLAGS
- a CDS encoding CaiB/BaiF CoA transferase family protein, producing the protein MEDQTSTRQGQLTGLKVVEFAHVVAGPLAGGMLADQGADVVHVEPPGSGDAARAMGPRRDGVPLWFKVAGRNKRSVTLDLHHEEGREVARDLIAWADVVIVTLRAGRLRAWGLDWEAVHALNPTAILLQISGFGATSSRADAPGFGKMGEARSGVVHLTGFPDGPPVHTGFSHGDAVTGLMGAFAILAAVHRRDTDPDFEGEWIDLALFEPLYRLVEWQIIAYDQLGTAPERAGNQLAVAPAAVINTYRSADGDWLTVTSATIRSVRNVVRLLGLPDEEFATVDQQHAGRERLDAALREWVAARPAAECLAAFERAEVVASRVFTAADIAADPIYAEREDIITVDDADLGPVRMQSVIPRFHRSPGAVWRTGPALGADNALVYGEWLGIDDGRLAKLEAEGVI
- a CDS encoding HpcH/HpaI aldolase/citrate lyase family protein, with the protein product MTGVTGVTGVATQRVPLRSLLFVPGSRTDWLPKAESAGADAAILDLEDAVPEDGKAAAREAVAGAVTADQVTAGTPGPMRLLVRINALDRATGWQGADDLRAVARPGLYGIVLPKVSGPEDVTTADRLLAWCEREHGLPEGHFALLPLLETARGLREAYAIGRAAARIAHLGAVTAPGGDVERAIGYRWSPEGEETRELRARALLDARAANRPHPVAGLWADVADLAGLRRFAEQNRALGYEGMAVIHPSHVPVVNEVFAPDAEELARCGRLIAAVERAQAEGAGAVLFEGRMVDEAMAATARRTLARHGGG
- a CDS encoding GH92 family glycosyl hydrolase, translated to MRSLIGGIRARIAGTVAGVMTAALLGGGLLGPPGAAAASAAGDPPADPTSLVHPFVGTENFGNTFPGASAPFGMVQVSPDTGGQGGYDYDQNAIHGFSQTHLSGVGCGVAGELPIMPTTGAVTDVDPEHYRSTYSHDDEEATPGYYRVGLKTYGIDAELTATQRTGWQRYTFPATGAANVLFNTGKANQNVFGSEVRVVGDRTVEGRVEAGNFCAGKDRHTVYFTATFDRPFASYGTWRGTTPSPGSRAAAGEGGNGAWAGFDARQDRDVVVKVGLSYTGPEGARKNLAAETGDSYDFDATRAALHDTWRKKLDAIRVGGGTEERQRAFYTALYHAQLHPNVAGDVDGRYTGFDGATHTASGYTPYQNFSLWDTYRPQNQLLELLEPGVARDVALSVVSIGRDGGWLPRWALANSETNIMTGDPVTPFLVEAWSKGLLAGHEDEAYALLKKNATSTPPADSPYNGRSGVDYYRKLGYVPSGLKLGTDCADKGGDNDCVHPASATLEYSAADAALALMARGLGHRADARMFAERGQTFRTLWDPSIGHFRPRTADGAWVTPYDPVEAGKQFHEGGAYQYQWLVPQDPAGLVELMGGRRTAEKRLDDFFAYDKLLTDPAGTARKDWISAPYDYYGKPTYNPNNEPDLHAPYMYLWAGAPAKAATAVRAAMTLFTTGPDGMTGNDDLGTMSAWYIFSSLGLYPTMSGGDFLALSSPQFASAVVRIGRYGARQGGTLTVTAPGASDAKRYVRGVSLGGRQVARTWLDWGQVAHGGKLAHRLSTEPSSWGTGPGAEPPSVGATRKG
- a CDS encoding LysR family transcriptional regulator, translated to MDVTLRQLTAYAAVARAVSFTAAAAELHVSQSSLSRAVADLERTLGMRLLERDTRNVRLTPAGAEALRIADQILSAHRAGLAQLGRYGAGERGAVALATLPSVAAVLLPPVISAFRARRPEMTVRLLDGLERSVLERVVDGDADFAVSTVARRAPGVRLRPLVRDRFDAVLPEHHPLAERDEVTWEELGREPFLAVGTDSSVRRMTDAAFAQAGMEANPTAEASNVATVGGLVSAGLGVSALPALVHPLVGPGRLVRRPLVGPVVERRLYVVLPTRRTLPPGARRFLDQLEEFRSAADALPAGVAWEEADDGPW
- a CDS encoding CitMHS family transporter, with the protein product MLAALGFCTIGGFLLLTMFKRVSVLVALVLTPVVTAVIGGYGDDLGPMALDGLSKVAPTGIMIAFAVLYFSLMIDAGLFEPLIRGILRAAKNDPVRITVGTAVLTVCVGLDGDGASTFLISISAMLPVYQRLGMSRLVLAGVVGLGAGVMNMIPWGGPTARAAAALKIDTSDIITPLLPALAAGIAWVLLAAYLIGRRERRRLEALDPTPRAEVAVGDGPGTPRVAARPGLALTAFNLLLTVALLVCLVLEAMPLPVLFVFAFVLALLVNHPRWEDQQELLERHGKSVVLVITMIFAAGVFTGILGGTGMIGKMAGALVDVIPDGLGGHLPVLVAVTSMPLSLVLTPDAYYFGVLPVLAGTADAFGTDHAEIARAAVLGQMTTGFPLSPLTAATFILLSMSGVQLGEHQRFLFRWAFGTTLVMTAAALTTGAVPL